From Oncorhynchus gorbuscha isolate QuinsamMale2020 ecotype Even-year unplaced genomic scaffold, OgorEven_v1.0 Un_scaffold_16054, whole genome shotgun sequence:
CTGGCCATGTAACTGATGATATCAccatttacagctctctctctctggccatgtaactgatgatatcaccatttacagctctctctctctctctctggccatgtaactgatgatatcaccatttacagctctctctctctctctggccatgtaactgatgatatcaccatttacagctctctctctggccatgtaactgatgatatcaccatttacagctctctctctggccatgtaactgatgatatcaccatttacagctctctctctggccatgtaactgatgatatcaccatttacagctctctctctctctggccatgtatctgatgatatcaccatttacagctctctctctctctggccatgtaactgatgatatcaccatttacagctctctctctctctctggccatgtaactgatgatatcaccatttacagctctctctctggctatgtacgatatcaccatttacagctctctctctggccatgtaactgatgatatcaccatttacagctctctctctctggctatgtaCGATATCACCATTTTAATATGCAGTATTTAAAACATCAGGTCTTACACTTTGCGATCAGGCTGTCCACGAAGCCCATTGAGAAACGGAAGAAGATAAACTTGTGCAAATGGTCGACCTGAGAAGACAGAAGGCATCGCAGCATTATCATCAAAACACTTTTTAAAACTCACAAATCAGCAGTTTGTCCATTTAGACAGAAGTGAAGACAGAGCTTTAATGTACCTCGGACTGGCACACAGGACTAACGGTAACTCACCAGTTTCTTAAATGTCGAGTGaatcgtctgtttctctctcatgttcCCGTTGTAGAAGGCAATCTCCTCACTAAGACAAAAACACGTTAAACATCATTtagttctctttttttttttttaacaccaCGACAGGGGTGATTTAATAAGTTTTAACTTAAAATTTTTTAAAAGCACTCTATTGCCAACCCATGATGTACTTCAGATCCAGGCTTTCACACCTGTTGGTGATGAGTCGCGAGTTGACATATCGGTACTCTCCCTCGTAGCGCTGCTCTGTCACCGTCATCTTACCGATGGGCCGTCGTAGTCTGGTCAGGAACAGGCCTGAGACCAGCAGGTAGGTCATCATACTCGCTGGGCCCTGACGGTGAATCACATACAGAATATATTTCAGATTATATTTCAGAATATATTTCAGAATATATTTCAGAATATATTTCAGAATATATTTCAGAATATATTTCAGAATATATTTCAGAATATTCTAAAAAAAACCTGAATGGAATCTATTGGTTGCTTCTGGAATCTGAATTCGTATTCACCTGGGCACCGATGGCAGACGTCAGCTTGAAGATGTACAGTCCAATGTCCAAGAGAGGCTAAAGGGGATACGCAGTAGTGTTAACATGTAGACCTACCTGGTGGAGTAGGGGcccgagggcacacagtgtgttgcgAAATCTGTCAATGTATTGTCaaattgtataaactgctttcatttttgctggaccccaggaattGTGAAGGTAGCTTCGTGGCAGGAACAATGGGatcaataataatacaaataacagCTTTCAGCAATATCACGATTTACAAGTTAATGATAAACTAAGGTGTACTACAACAAATCATACAAGTTCCTAAACATATCTTTAAACCACACATACGAGAAGATATAGACAAGAATGTATACTTCGGTCTTAAACAAACAGTAGTCAGCCAGCATGATAGTTTAGGTGTAGCCTACAGTACCTTGCTGAGGTTGAGTAGAGGTCCACCACGCTGTTACAGAACCTCTCTACATCCCTGAGTCAGCAGCTGGTCAGCGTTAGCGATACACGGTTATCCAGGCTGCTCCATTTTGTAGCACGATGTATCCTCTGGGATGACACATTTTGAGTGAGTTCAGTACAGACAGACGACTATGGGAATGAGTTATGAAGAGGCAGTAGACAGAAGACAGCGCAGTAGACAGTGCAGTAGACAGCGCGGTAGACCGCAGGGTAGACAGCGCGGTAGACCGCAGGGTAGACAGCGCGGTAGACCGCAGGGTAGACAGACAGCGCAGTAGACTGCAGGGTAGACAGACAGCGCAGTAGACAGcagggtagacagacaggtagcgcGGCGGACAGATGTGCGGCAGACAGGCAGTGCGGCAGACAGACGGCGCGGCAGACAGACGAGCGCGGCAGACAGTAGGGTATACAGACAGCGCGGTAGACAGCAGGGTAGACAGACAGCGCAGTAGACAgtagggtagacagacagacggcgCGGCAGACAGACGGCGCGGCAGACAGACGGCGCGGCAGACAGACGGCGCGGCAGACAGACGGCgcggcagacagacagtagggtaTACAGACAGACAGCGCGGTAGACAGCAGGGTAGACAGTAGACAGCGCAGTAGACAGTGCAGTAGACAGTAGGgtatacagacagtagacagtgcgGTAGACAGTAGGGTATACAGACAGCGCGGTAGACAGTAGGGTATACAGACAGCACGGTAGACAGTAGGGTATACAGACAGCGCGGTAGACAGTAGGGTATACAGACAGCGCGGTAGACAGTAGGGTAGACAGACAGCGCGGTAGACAGTAGGGTAGACAGACAGCACGGTAGACAGTAGGGTAGACAGACAGCACGGTAGACAgtagggtagacagacagacggcgCGGCAGGCAGACGGCGCGGCAGGCAGACGGCGCGGCAGGCAGACGGCGCGGTAGACACAGTAGGGTATACAGACAGTAGACGGCGCGGTAGACAGTAGGGTATACAGACAGTAGACGGCGCGGTAGACAGTAGGGTATACAGACAGTAGGCGGCGCGGTAGACAGTAGGGTATACAGACAGTAGGCGGCGCGGTAGAC
This genomic window contains:
- the LOC124017128 gene encoding ATP-binding cassette sub-family D member 3-like, producing the protein MMTYLLVSGLFLTRLRRPIGKMTVTEQRYEGEYRYVNSRLITNSEEIAFYNGNMREKQTIHSTFKKLVDHLHKFIFFRFSMGFVDSLIAKCKT